CGGGTTGACCTTGGTCGGGTCGCCGCCGAGGTCGCGGACGGCTTCCCGCATGGTGGCCAGGTCGACCACGCAGGGGACGCCGGTGAAGTCCTGCATCAGCACCCGGGCCGGGGTGAACTGGATTTCGACGCTCGGCTCCGCGGTCGGGTCCCAGCCGCCGAGTGCCCGGATCTGTTCGGCGGTGACGTTGGCCCCGTCCTCGGTGCGGAGCAGGTTCTCCAGCAGGATCTTCAGGCTGTACGGCAGGTGTTCGTGACCCGCCACTGTGTTGATCTTGAAAATCTCGTAGCTCGCGTCGGCGACGCGTAGCTGGCTCTTCGCACCGAAGGTGTCGAGGCTCGCCACGTCGGACTCCTTACCGCTGTGTCGCTGGTCGTCCTGGCAGTCTTTCGTACGGATCGCCGCGCTGTCCGGGTGAGGTGACGCTTACCCCGGGAGCGGCCTCGGCTCCGTATCGAAACCGTACGTTATCAAAACCGTACGTCCGTCTTGCTATTGCTGCAACCCCGGTGCCGGGTGCTGGGACACCGGCCGCCCGCCCGCCGCTGTCTGCTCCGGAGCCCGCCGCCCGTTCCGGACGGGACGGGTTTGCCGTCGAGACCGCCCGGGCACCTGGGGTGGCGTGGACACCTCGACCCGACTCGACGCGTTGACCGACTTCTTCGACCGGTACGGCGCGGCGGTGACCGCTGGCGACCTGCCGGCCATCGCCGGCTGCTTCGCGTCGCCGGCGATGGTGGTCGCGGACGGGTACAGCTTCTCGTTCTCCTCGCCGGCGGCGGTGGCACTGTCGTTCGTCGGTGCCGCACCCGACTACCAGCGACAGCGGATCGTCGCCGCGCACGCCCGCTTCGCGGAGGTCCGGCCGGTCAGCGTCGGCCTCGTCGCGGTAGGGGTCGAGTGGGAGTATCTGGATGCCGCCGGTCGATCGGTGCCGGGGCGGCATTTCCACTATCTGTTGCGTCTCGGTCGCGATGGGGTGCGTATCTGTACTGTTACCCCACTCGACTAAGACCGTGTGTCGTTTGGGGTTGTTGAAGTTCAAGGTCATTCGTTGACGTGGTGTGGATGACGTGGAGAAGTACTGCCCCGACGCGTTGTGGCACCTCGCGCGGCCGTTGCTGCCGCCGCACCCGGAAAGGCACCAGGGCGGCGGCCGGCGGCGGACCGATGACCGGGCGATGCTCGCGGCGATCCTGTACGTACTGGAGTCCGGCTGCTCGTGGCGCAAGCTGCCCGCCTCGTTCCCGGTCCACTGGCGCACCGCGCACCGCCGGTTCGCCGAATGGGTCGAGGCCGGGGTGATGACCGCCCTGCACCGGGCGACGCTCGATGTCCTCGGCGCGGCCGGGCGGATCGACTGGTCGAGGGTGAGTGTCGACAGCATGCACGTACGCGCGGTGAAAAGGGGGACCTGACCGGGCCCAGCCCGGTGGACCGGGGCAAGCCCGGCTCCAAGATCCACGCCATGAGCGACCGGGGCGGGTTGCCGCTGCACGTGGGCGTCTCCGCCGCGAACCTCAACGACCACCGGATGCTCGAGGACATGGTCGACGGCGTCACACCAGTGCGTCAACCGGTCGGCCGGCCGCGTCGACGACCGGCCAAACTCCACGGCGACAAGGGCTACGACTACCCCGAATGCCGCGACCTGCTGCGCGCACGCGGCATCGTCGCACGGATCGCGCGCAAGGGCGTCGAGTCGTCGAAGCGGCTGGGCCGGCACCGCTACGTCATCGAACGCTGCCTCGAGTGGATGACCCGGTTCCGACGGCTGGTCCGCCGCTACGACCGCAAGGCTTCCCACTACCTCGGATTCCTCCACCTGGCATGCGCTCTGATCTGCTACCGCCGCGCCGACCGACTCAACCTGTTGACCAGCAACAACCCCTACTGACACACGGTCTAAGCGAGGGTCAACTAACCCTTTTGCGCAGCGGGTCTGAATCGCTACTCTCTCGCGGGACGTCGTTGCGCTAAGGGGGCCATCGTGGACGGCAGACACGTCGCGCGTACCGTGTGGACCCCCGCCAACGTGATTGCTATGGCACCGTGGGTAGTCGTCCTGAGTGGACTCGGGGTGATGGTGCTCATCTTCCTCGTGGCGGCGGGCTGCGTACCGATGCAGTCGCGGGCCACCGGTGAAGTACCGCCGCCGGATCTCGTCACCCCCGCGCCCGAGCCCCGGCCGGCCGCGTCACCGCCGATCAACACCGGTGGGCAGCTCGTCGCCGTCGCGCCGCCGCCGTCCGGCCAGGCGATCCTGGCACCCGCGCCGCCGTCACCGTCGTTGACGCCGTCGGCGCCGGTGATGCCGCCGCCGGCGGCCAGCACGCCACCGGCTGCCTCCGCGCCGGCGCCACCGCCGGCCACCACGGCCGCGCCGCCTCCGCCGCCACCACCGGTCGAACCGAAACCGAATCATGATCTGGTCGGCCGGTACCGGGTGCTCGACCAGTATGGCGACGCCTTCATCGCCGAAGTGCTGGTGGTCAACACGTCGAGTCGAGATCAGGACTGGACGGTGACGTTGCGGTTTCCCCGAAACGTCGGCCGGCTCTACGCCGCGTGGGTCGAGGGGGCACCGCAGGCGTCGATGACTCGATCGGGATCCGACTATGTGTTCCGCGGCGGTGTTCCGGTCGGCGGACGTTCCTCGGTCCCACTGCGATTCCACTTCGAGCGGCACGGTTCCGGAGCGAGACCAGACCGCTGCGCGGTGAACGGCGCCGGCTGCCTGATTCGCTGATCCGTCGGCCTCTCGACCTCTCGACCCATCCGAACGTCGCCCCCCTGGGGTGGGTGCCGGGTGCCCGGTTCGGGGCACCGATTTGCTCGGATCCTGCAATATCCCTGCCGGTTTCGATCAGCTTTGCAAGGCGTTGCAGAATCTTGCAGCAAGGGCTAGCGTGCGGTCATCCTCCACAGGAAGGCCGTCGATGGAAGCCGCACCCTCCCGTCCGCGTACCCCCCGCCTGTCCCTGTTCGCCCTCGCCGCCGTGCTGGTCGCGACGCTCGTCGCCGTTCCCGCCGCCGCCCGTCAGACGGCACCGGCAACCGGACTCAGCCCCACCGGTGCGCCGCAGTGGGCCGGCGAACCGTCGGCGGCGACCCTGGCCGCAGCCGCCGCTGGCGCCGGTGCCGACGACCGGGCCCGCAACGAGCAGTTCTACTTCCTGCTGCCCGACCGGTTCGCCAACGGCAACCGGCGCAACGACCGGGGCGGGCTGCGCGGCGACCGGCTCACCACCGGCTACGACCCGACCGACAAGGGGTTCTACCAGGGTGGCGATCTCAAAGGCGTGATCGACAACCTGGACTACATCGACGGACTCGGTACCACCGCGATCTGGCTCGCCCCGGTCTTCGCCAACCGCCCGGTGCAGGGCAGCGGCGACGACGTCTCGGCCGGCTACCACGGCTACTGGATCACCGACTTCACCCAGGTCGACCCGCACTTCGGCACCGTCGCCGACCTCAAACGCCTGGTCCGGCTGGCCCACCAACGCGACATCAAGATCTATCTCGACGTGATCGTCAACCACACCGCCGACGTCATCTCCTACGCCGAGGACACCTACGGCTACGTCGACAAGGCCACCGCCCCGTACCGTGACGCGCAGGGCCGCCCCTTCGAGGACCGCCACTACGCCGACGGCAGCCGCGCCTTCCCCGACGTCGACACCGACTCGTTCCCGTACACGCCGGTCTTCGCCGACCGGGCGGACGCCCGGGTCAAGGTCCCGGCGTGGCTCAACGACCCGACGATGTACCACAACCGGGGCGACAGCACCTTCGCCGGCGAGAACAGCGAGTACGGCGACTTCTTCGGCCTCGACGACCTGTGGACCGAACGCCCCGAGGTCGTCGCCGGCATGACCGAGATCTTCGCCGACTGGATTCGCGACACCGGCGTCGACGGCTACCGCCTGGACACCGTCAAGCACGTCAACCTGGACTTCTGGCCGCAGTTCAGCCAAGGCGTCACCGCCGCCGCGCAGCGGGCCGGTAAATCCGACTTCTTCATGTTCGGCGAGGTCTACTCCGCCGACGCCGACGTCACCTCCACCTACGTCCGCCAGGGCGGACTGCCCGCCACCCTCGACTTCGGCTTCCAGGAAGCCGCCCGCGCCTACGTCGCGGCCGGCGAATCCGCCGGCACCCTCGCCGACCTGTACGCCCGCGACCCGCTCTACACCGCCCGGGACACCGACGCCGGCCGGCTGCCGACCTTCCTCGGCAACCACGACATGGGCCGGATCGGCACCTTCATCGCCGACGGCGACACCGACCCGGCCAGCCATCTGCGCCGGGACCTGCTCGCCCACGAGCTGATGTTCCTCACCCGTGGCCAGCCGGTGATCTACTCCGGCGACGAACAGGGCTTCACCGGAGCCGGCGGCGACAAAGACGCCCGGCAGACCATGTTCGGCTCCCGGGTCGCCGACTACCTCGACGACGACCTGCTCGGCACCGACCGTACCCACGCCGACGACCAGTTCGACCGCGACCACCCGATCTACCGGGGCATTTCCGCTCTCGCCGACCTGCGCGCCGCGCACCCCGCGCTGCGCGACGGCGTCCAGATCACCCGGTACGCCGCCGACGGTCCCGGCGTCTTCGCCTTCTCCCGCATCGACCCGGCCGACCGCGTCGAATACGTCGCCGCCGTCAACAACGCCACCACCGCCCAGCAGGTCACCGTCGACACCTGGTCGGCCGGCGCGCACTTCCGGGGCGTCTACGGCCAGACCGGCGCGGTCGCCGCCGCCGACGACGGCCGGATCACCATCACCGTGCCCGCGCTGTCCGCCGTCGTCTACCGGGCCGGCAACGCCATCGGCGTCCCGCCGGGCAAGCCCGGCGTCAGCCTCACCGCACCGGCTGACGGGGCCGCCGTCGCCACCCGCGCCGAGATCGACGCCACCGTCGTCGGTGACCCGCTCGCCGAGGTCACCGTCGCCGTCCGGGTCGGCACCGGCCCGTGGACACTGCTCGGCCGGGCCGGCCACGCCCCGTACCGGATGCACCACGACCTCACCGGTTTGGCAGCCGGCACCCGGGTCGAGTACAAGGCTGTGGTGCGCGACGACAAGGGCCGGACCGCCACCACGAAGACCACCGCGAGGGTGGGCACCCCGCCGCAGGGTGACTCCCGCGACTGGCTGGTGGTGCACTACCAGCGGCCGGCCGGCGACTACGCCGACTGGGGCCTGTACGCCTGGGGCGACATCGACCCGGACTGGCAGACCCCGTGGCCGACCGGCCAGCCGTTCGTCGGCGAGGACAGCTACGGGCGGTTCGCCTGGGTGAAGCTGGCACCGGGCGCGACGTCGGTCGGTTTCCTGGTGGTCGACGCCGACGGCGTCAAGGACGTCGAGGCGGACCGCGTCGTCGATGTCTCCGCCGCCGGTGAGGTCTGGCTCAAACAGGGCGATCCGACCATCTATCCCAGCCGTCGCGACGCCACCGGGGAGCCGGACCCGCCGGTCGACGACGGTGCCGCCGTCCTGCACTACAGGCGCGCCGACGGCGACTACACCGGCTGGGGCCTGCACGTCTGGGACGGTGCCGCCACCCCGACCGACTGGGCCGACCCGCTGCCGCCGGCCGACCGCGACGACTTCGGCGTCACCTTCCGGGTGCCGCTGGCCGACGGCGCCACCGGACTGAGCTACATCGTCCACCGGGGCGACGACAAGGACCTGCCCACCGACCAACGGCTCGACTTCGCCACCGTCGGCCGGGAGGTGTGGCTGCTCGCCGGCGACCCGCGCCGGCTGCTCCCACCGGCCGCCACCGCCGACCGGGACCTCGACCTGACCGCACGACGGGCGCACTGGATCGACCGGTCCACCATCGCCTGGGTCACCGGCCCGACCGACGGCAAACGCTACGACCTGGCCTGGGCACCGGACGGCGGCCTGGGCGTCGACGGCGACGAGCTGACCGGCGACCACTCCTCGATCCGGCTGACCGCGCAGCGCAACGGGCTCACCGAAGCCCAACGGGCCGCGATGCCGCACCTGTGGGCGCACCGGGCCTTCACTATCGACAGACGCGACCATCCGAAGCTGCGGGGCGCGCTGCGCGGCCAGCTCGCGGTCACCGAACGCGACCACGAGGGCCGATTGCTCGCCGTCACCGGGGTGCAGATCCCCGGCGTCCTCGACGACCTGTACGCCACCGCCACCACCGCCCCGCTCGGCGTCACCTTCACCGGGCGGCGGCCCACCCTGTCGGTCTGGGCGCCCACCGCCCGTACCGTCGCCCTGGAGCTGTTCGACCGACCCGACGTCGCCCCGCGTACGGTGCCGATGCGCCGCCACGAGCAGACCGGCGTCTGGTCGGTACGCGGCGAACCGGACTGGTACGGCCGCTACTACCGCTACCGGGTCGACGCCTGGCAGCCCGCCGCCGGGCGGATGGTCACCGCCTCGGTCACCGACCCGTACGCGGTGGCGCTGGCCGCCGACTCCACCCACAGCCAGATCGTCGACCTGGCCGACCCGGCGTTCGCCCCGCCCGGCTGGGCGCGGCTGCGCAAACCGGCGGCGGTGCCGGCCGGCCGTACCCACATCCAGGAGGTGTCGGTCCGCGACTTCTCCATCGCCGACGACAGCGTTCCCGCCGGGCGGCGCGGCAGCTACCTCGCCTTCACCGATCCGGACACCGCCGGCATGCGGCACCTGACGTCGTTGGCCGACGCCGGCGTCACCCACCTGCACCTGCTGCCCACGTTCGACTTCGCCGCCATTCCGGAGCGCCGCGCCGACCAGGCCAGCCCGGACTGCGACCTGGCCGCGCTGCCGCCGGACTCACCGCGCCAGCAGGAGTGCGTCGCGGCGGTCGCCGACCGCGACGGCTACAACTGGGGCTACGACCCGCTGCACTACACGGTGCCCGAAGGCGGCTACGCCACCGATCCGGACGGCGCGGCGCGGACCAGCGAGTTCCGGCGGATGGTCGCCGGGATCAACGACGCCGGGCTGCGGGTCGTGCTGGACGTGGTCTACAACCACACCTCGGCCGCCGGGGTCGACCGGCACTCGGTGCTCGACCAGATCGTGCCCGGCTACTACCACCGGCTGCTCGACGACGGCAGCGTGGCCACCTCCACCTGCTGCGCCAACACCGCCCCGGAACACGCCATGATGGACCGGCTGGTCGTCGACTCGGTGGTCACCTGGGCCAGGGCGTACAAGGTGGACGGGTTCCGGTTCGACCTGATGGGCCACCACCCCAAGGCCAACATCCTGGCCGTACGGGCGGCGCTGGACACGCTGACGCCTGCCCGCGACGGGGTCGACGGCCGGAAGATCCTGCTCTACGGCGAAGGCTGGGACTTCGGCGAGGTGGCCGGCGACGCCCGGTTCGTCCAGGCCACCCAGCTCAACATGGCTGGCACCGGGGTCGGCACCTTCACCGACCGGCTGCGGGACGCGGTACGCGGCGGCGGTCCGTTCGACGTCAACCCCCGGGTGCAGGGCTTCGCCACCGGCCTGTTCACCGACCCCAACGGTGACCCGGTCAACGGCAGCGCCGCCGAGCAGGAGGCCCGGCTGCGTCAGCGGCAGGACGTGATCAAGGTCGGGCTGACCGGCAACCTGGCCGGGTACGAGTTCACCGGCGCGTCGGGGGACCCGGTCACCGGCGCCGACGTGGACTACAACGGCGCGCCGGCCGGCTACACGGCGGCACCGGGGGAGGCGGTGACCTACGTCGACGCGCACGACAACGAGATCCTCTATGACGCGTTGGCGTACAAGCTGCCGGCCGGCACCTCGGCCGCCGACCGGGCCCGCGCCCAGGTGCTCGCCCTGTCCGCGGTGGTCTTCGCGCAAGGGCCGGGGTTCGTCACCGCCGGCAGTGAGCGGTTGCGGTCGAAGTCGCTGGACCGCAACTCGTACAACTCGGGGGACTGGTTCAACCAGATCCGCTGGGACTGCGCCGCCGGCAACGGGTTCGGCGCCGGACTACCGCCGGCTGCCGACAACGCCGACAAGTGGCCGTACGCCGGCCCGCTGCTCGCCGATCCGGCGCTGGTCCCGGACTGCGCCACGATCGAGGCGACCGCCGCCCGCTACGCCGAACTGCTGCGCGTGCGCCGATCGTCGCCGGTGTTCGCCCTGGAGACCGCGCGGGAGGTGCAGCAGCGGGTCAGCTTCCCGCTGTCCGGCCCGGCCGAAACCCCCGGGGTGATCACCATGCGGCTGCGCTCGGCCGGGCTCGACGAGCGCTGGCAGTCGATCACGGTGATCTTCAACGCCACCCCACGGACGGCGACCCAGCGGCTGCCGGAGCTGCGCCACACCGCGACGCGGCTGCATCCGGTGCTGCGTGACTCGGCCGACCCGGTGACCCGCTCGGCGGCGTTCGACCGGTCGACCGGCACCTTCACCGTGCCGCCCCGTACGGTCGCCGTCTTCGTCCAACCCGGCTGATCCCGGCCCGCCGGCGGGCCGGGCGGGTCGGGTCGGGCTGGCGGATCCGCCAGCCCGACCCGACCCGCAGGCGTGGCCGGTGTCACCTGGTCAGGGCAGCCGGTCTGGGCGCGGGTCAGGGCAGTCGCGGTCCGGCGTCGCGCTGGGCGGCGAGCCAGGCTTCCACCTCGTCGGCCTGCCGGGGCAGCCCGGCCGACAGGTTCACCGCGCCGCCGGCGGTGACCAGCACGTCGTCCTCGATCCGGATGCCGATGCCGCGCAGTTCCGCCGGCACCAGCTCGTCCTCGGGCTGGAAGTAGAGTCCCGGCTCGACCGTCAGCACGTATCCTTCGCCGAGTTCGCCGTCGCGGTAGCGTTCCTTGCGGGCCCGGGAGCAGTCGTGCACGTCGATGCCGAGCATGTGTCCGAAGCCGTGCAACGTCCACCGGCGGTAGACGGTCGACTGTGTGTCGAGCGCCTCGTCGACACTCACCGGCAGCACGCCCAGTTCGGCCAGCCCTTCGGCGAGGACCCGCATGCAGGTCTGGTGGACGTCGCTGAACTTCACTCCCGGCTTGATGAACTCCATGCCGGCCTGCTGGGAGGCGTACACGATGTCGTAGACCTGTCGCTGCAGGGCGGTGAACCGGCCGGAGACCGGCACGGTCCGGGTCACGTCGGCGGTGTAGAGGTGTTCGCCCTCCACACCCATGTCCATCAGCAGCAGCTCACCCGGTCGGGTACGGCCGTCGTTGCGGATCCAGTGCAGGATCGTGGCGTGCGCTCCGGCGCCGACGATCGAGCTGTAGCCGACGTCGTTGCCGTCGTGCCGGGCCCGCAGCGCGAAGACTCCTTCCAGCAGCCGCTCGGCGACCGGCCGGTCCGTCGGCAGCACCCGGGCGACGTCCTCGAAACCCCGGACGGTGGCGTCGATCGCCGCCTGCAGCTGGGCGATCTCCCATTCGTCCTTGACCAGCTTGGCCTCGGAGATCGCCGTCGCCAGCTCCCGGTCGCGGGCCCCGGCGTCGTCGCCGCTGTCGTACGGCAGCACCGCGGCGTCCACCCGCGCGTCGAATCCGCGCAGCACCCGGGCCCGGGCCGGGGCGACGCCGGCGAGCGCCTCCGGCAGCGCGCTCAGCGCCACGGTTTCCAGGCCCAGCTCGGTCGACTTCTCGGCGAGGGTACGGCGGCGGCCGACCCACAGTTCGCCGTCGCGGCTGCGGAAGAACTCGTCGGTGTCGCGCGACGAGCGCTGCCGGGTGTAGAGCACCGCGTCGTGCCCGTCGGCGGTCGGGTGCAGCACCAGGACGCTGTCGGGGTCGTGGTCGCCGGTCAGGTACGCGAAGTCGCTGCCCGGCCGGAACGGGTAGTCGGTGTCGTTGGCCCGTACCTTCTCGGTGCCGGTCGGGATGATCAGGGTCTCGCCGGGGAAGGCCGCCGCCAGCGCGGCCCGGCGCCGGGCGTAGTGGGGTACCTGCGGGTGTGGTCCGACGGGCAGCGGGTCGTCGCTCCAGCCGGTCCGCATGAACTGCAGCAGCTTCTCCGGGTAGTCCGGATCGTGTGACTCCGTGCGGGGCTGCTCGGCGACCACCTCGGCCGCCATCTCCGTCTCCGCGCCAGCGGGGTCGCCGGTCGCGGTGACCTCGATCTGATCTTCGCTCATCTGCCGTCCTCCCACGGTTGGGCGTACTCGACGGTACCGCGTGACCGGCCCGTGGAAAGATGTCTGCCATGTGCGGACTCCTGGCCTTTTTCAGCGCTCGCGGTGACGCCGGCGCGCACCGCGACGCGATCGCCCACGCGTTGGAAAGCCTGCATCACCGTGGCCCGGACGAGACCGGTGTGGAGGTGGTCGGCGACCCGTCCACGGGATGGGCGGACGCGGTCTTCGCGCACAAGCGGCTGGCCATCATCGACGTGGCCTCCAGCCAGGAACCGCTGGCCTACGCCGACGGGCGTTACCTGCTGACCTTCAACGGCGAAATCTACAACTACATCGAGCTGCGGGACCAGTTGGCGCGCGAGTTCGGGGCCCGGTTCGCCACCGCCGGTGACGGCGAGGTGATCGTCGCCGGCTACCACTACTGGGGCGAGAAGGTGCTGCACAAGCTGCGCGGCATGTTCGCCTTCGTGATCTGGGACCGGCAGACCCGCCGGGCCTTCGGCGCCCGCGACTACTTCGGCATCAAGCCGCTGCACTACCTGCAGACCCCGGACGGGATCTACCTCGCCTCGGAGAAGAAGGCGCTGCTGCCGTTCTCGGCCGCCGCGACCGCCGGGGACGCCGGGGTCGACACCGCAAACCTGTCGCACTATCTGACCCTGCAGTACGTTCCCGAACCGCGCACGCTGCACTCCGGGATCAGCCGGATCGGCTCCGGGGAGTGCCTGACCTGGTCGCCGCCGACGTTGGACCCGGCCGGCGGGACGGCACCGGGCCCGGCCGGCGGGGTGCAGGTGCGCCGCTGGTACCAGCCGATTTTCCGGCCCACCCCGACCCCGGACCCGCAGCGGCTCTACGACGAGATCCGCGAGACGCTGCGGGAGAGCGTACGGATGCACATGCGGTCGGATGTCCCAGTCGGCGCGTTCCTGTCCAGCGGGATCGACTCGACCGCCGTGGTGGCCCTGGCCCGGGAGTTCAACCCGAACATCCTGACCTTCACCGTCGGCTACGACGTGCCGGGCTACTCGGAGATCGAGGTCGCTCAGGACTCGGCCCGGCACCTGAACGTCACCACGATCCCGACCAAGATCGGGCCGCAGGACATGATGGAGGCGCTGCCCCGGATCGTCTGGCATCTCGACGACCCGGTGGCCGACCCGGCGCTGGTGCCGTTGTACTTCGTGGCGAAGAAGGCCGCCGAGCACGTGACGGTGGTGCTGTCGGGGGAGGGCGCGGACGAGTTCTTCGGCGGCTACACCATCTACCGGGAGCCGCTGTCGCTCGGTGCCGTGCACGGCTTGCCGGATCCGATGCAGAAGGGACTGCGGGCGGTCTCGAAGGTGATCCCGCAGGGGGTCAAGGGCAAGAGCTTCCTGGAACGGGGCACGACGCCGATCGAGGAGCGCTACTACGGCAACGCGCGGATGTTCACCGAGGAGGAGAAGCGGCATCTGCTGCGCCGCTACGACCCGTCGGTGCGGTACACCGACGTCACCGCGCCGATCTACGCCGAATGCGCGCAGCTCGACGACGTCACCAAGATGCAGTACGTCGACCTCTACACCTGGCTGCGCGGCGACATCCTGGTCAAGGCGGACCGGATCTCGATGGCGCA
The sequence above is a segment of the Solwaraspora sp. WMMD406 genome. Coding sequences within it:
- a CDS encoding IS5 family transposase (programmed frameshift), which produces MEKYCPDALWHLARPLLPPHPERHQGGGRRRTDDRAMLAAILYVLESGCSWRKLPASFPVHWRTAHRRFAEWVEAGVMTALHRATLDVLGAAGRIDWSRVSVDSMHVRAVKRGNLTGPSPVDRGKPGSKIHAMSDRGGLPLHVGVSAANLNDHRMLEDMVDGVTPVRQPVGRPRRRPAKLHGDKGYDYPECRDLLRARGIVARIARKGVESSKRLGRHRYVIERCLEWMTRFRRLVRRYDRKASHYLGFLHLACALICYRRADRLNLLTSNNPY
- a CDS encoding cellulose binding domain-containing protein, with the protein product MAPWVVVLSGLGVMVLIFLVAAGCVPMQSRATGEVPPPDLVTPAPEPRPAASPPINTGGQLVAVAPPPSGQAILAPAPPSPSLTPSAPVMPPPAASTPPAASAPAPPPATTAAPPPPPPPVEPKPNHDLVGRYRVLDQYGDAFIAEVLVVNTSSRDQDWTVTLRFPRNVGRLYAAWVEGAPQASMTRSGSDYVFRGGVPVGGRSSVPLRFHFERHGSGARPDRCAVNGAGCLIR
- the pulA gene encoding pullulanase-type alpha-1,6-glucosidase produces the protein MEAAPSRPRTPRLSLFALAAVLVATLVAVPAAARQTAPATGLSPTGAPQWAGEPSAATLAAAAAGAGADDRARNEQFYFLLPDRFANGNRRNDRGGLRGDRLTTGYDPTDKGFYQGGDLKGVIDNLDYIDGLGTTAIWLAPVFANRPVQGSGDDVSAGYHGYWITDFTQVDPHFGTVADLKRLVRLAHQRDIKIYLDVIVNHTADVISYAEDTYGYVDKATAPYRDAQGRPFEDRHYADGSRAFPDVDTDSFPYTPVFADRADARVKVPAWLNDPTMYHNRGDSTFAGENSEYGDFFGLDDLWTERPEVVAGMTEIFADWIRDTGVDGYRLDTVKHVNLDFWPQFSQGVTAAAQRAGKSDFFMFGEVYSADADVTSTYVRQGGLPATLDFGFQEAARAYVAAGESAGTLADLYARDPLYTARDTDAGRLPTFLGNHDMGRIGTFIADGDTDPASHLRRDLLAHELMFLTRGQPVIYSGDEQGFTGAGGDKDARQTMFGSRVADYLDDDLLGTDRTHADDQFDRDHPIYRGISALADLRAAHPALRDGVQITRYAADGPGVFAFSRIDPADRVEYVAAVNNATTAQQVTVDTWSAGAHFRGVYGQTGAVAAADDGRITITVPALSAVVYRAGNAIGVPPGKPGVSLTAPADGAAVATRAEIDATVVGDPLAEVTVAVRVGTGPWTLLGRAGHAPYRMHHDLTGLAAGTRVEYKAVVRDDKGRTATTKTTARVGTPPQGDSRDWLVVHYQRPAGDYADWGLYAWGDIDPDWQTPWPTGQPFVGEDSYGRFAWVKLAPGATSVGFLVVDADGVKDVEADRVVDVSAAGEVWLKQGDPTIYPSRRDATGEPDPPVDDGAAVLHYRRADGDYTGWGLHVWDGAATPTDWADPLPPADRDDFGVTFRVPLADGATGLSYIVHRGDDKDLPTDQRLDFATVGREVWLLAGDPRRLLPPAATADRDLDLTARRAHWIDRSTIAWVTGPTDGKRYDLAWAPDGGLGVDGDELTGDHSSIRLTAQRNGLTEAQRAAMPHLWAHRAFTIDRRDHPKLRGALRGQLAVTERDHEGRLLAVTGVQIPGVLDDLYATATTAPLGVTFTGRRPTLSVWAPTARTVALELFDRPDVAPRTVPMRRHEQTGVWSVRGEPDWYGRYYRYRVDAWQPAAGRMVTASVTDPYAVALAADSTHSQIVDLADPAFAPPGWARLRKPAAVPAGRTHIQEVSVRDFSIADDSVPAGRRGSYLAFTDPDTAGMRHLTSLADAGVTHLHLLPTFDFAAIPERRADQASPDCDLAALPPDSPRQQECVAAVADRDGYNWGYDPLHYTVPEGGYATDPDGAARTSEFRRMVAGINDAGLRVVLDVVYNHTSAAGVDRHSVLDQIVPGYYHRLLDDGSVATSTCCANTAPEHAMMDRLVVDSVVTWARAYKVDGFRFDLMGHHPKANILAVRAALDTLTPARDGVDGRKILLYGEGWDFGEVAGDARFVQATQLNMAGTGVGTFTDRLRDAVRGGGPFDVNPRVQGFATGLFTDPNGDPVNGSAAEQEARLRQRQDVIKVGLTGNLAGYEFTGASGDPVTGADVDYNGAPAGYTAAPGEAVTYVDAHDNEILYDALAYKLPAGTSAADRARAQVLALSAVVFAQGPGFVTAGSERLRSKSLDRNSYNSGDWFNQIRWDCAAGNGFGAGLPPAADNADKWPYAGPLLADPALVPDCATIEATAARYAELLRVRRSSPVFALETAREVQQRVSFPLSGPAETPGVITMRLRSAGLDERWQSITVIFNATPRTATQRLPELRHTATRLHPVLRDSADPVTRSAAFDRSTGTFTVPPRTVAVFVQPG
- a CDS encoding aminopeptidase P family protein — translated: MAAEVVAEQPRTESHDPDYPEKLLQFMRTGWSDDPLPVGPHPQVPHYARRRAALAAAFPGETLIIPTGTEKVRANDTDYPFRPGSDFAYLTGDHDPDSVLVLHPTADGHDAVLYTRQRSSRDTDEFFRSRDGELWVGRRRTLAEKSTELGLETVALSALPEALAGVAPARARVLRGFDARVDAAVLPYDSGDDAGARDRELATAISEAKLVKDEWEIAQLQAAIDATVRGFEDVARVLPTDRPVAERLLEGVFALRARHDGNDVGYSSIVGAGAHATILHWIRNDGRTRPGELLLMDMGVEGEHLYTADVTRTVPVSGRFTALQRQVYDIVYASQQAGMEFIKPGVKFSDVHQTCMRVLAEGLAELGVLPVSVDEALDTQSTVYRRWTLHGFGHMLGIDVHDCSRARKERYRDGELGEGYVLTVEPGLYFQPEDELVPAELRGIGIRIEDDVLVTAGGAVNLSAGLPRQADEVEAWLAAQRDAGPRLP
- the asnB gene encoding asparagine synthase (glutamine-hydrolyzing), whose protein sequence is MCGLLAFFSARGDAGAHRDAIAHALESLHHRGPDETGVEVVGDPSTGWADAVFAHKRLAIIDVASSQEPLAYADGRYLLTFNGEIYNYIELRDQLAREFGARFATAGDGEVIVAGYHYWGEKVLHKLRGMFAFVIWDRQTRRAFGARDYFGIKPLHYLQTPDGIYLASEKKALLPFSAAATAGDAGVDTANLSHYLTLQYVPEPRTLHSGISRIGSGECLTWSPPTLDPAGGTAPGPAGGVQVRRWYQPIFRPTPTPDPQRLYDEIRETLRESVRMHMRSDVPVGAFLSSGIDSTAVVALAREFNPNILTFTVGYDVPGYSEIEVAQDSARHLNVTTIPTKIGPQDMMEALPRIVWHLDDPVADPALVPLYFVAKKAAEHVTVVLSGEGADEFFGGYTIYREPLSLGAVHGLPDPMQKGLRAVSKVIPQGVKGKSFLERGTTPIEERYYGNARMFTEEEKRHLLRRYDPSVRYTDVTAPIYAECAQLDDVTKMQYVDLYTWLRGDILVKADRISMAHSLEVRVPFLDRDVFDVAAKIPVELRLPPRSDATKYAMRQALATVVPPAIVNRRKLGFPTPTRVWLRGEMYEWARHVFATSGAGELLDLSYAMRLLDEHKREEADHSRKVWTVLVFCIWHAIFVERSLDPGIQRNQSALLTKPVVGSMVS